One segment of Anser cygnoides isolate HZ-2024a breed goose chromosome 5, Taihu_goose_T2T_genome, whole genome shotgun sequence DNA contains the following:
- the PDHX gene encoding pyruvate dehydrogenase protein X component, mitochondrial — protein sequence MAASLWRSRGGALRLLLAGRPALGAAAARGGWRLLHGSRQRRGTPAIKVLMPALSPTMEEGNIVKWLKKEGEMVNAGDALCEIETDKAVVTMESSDDGVLAKILVEEGSKNVRLGSLIGLLVEEGQDWKQVEIPADVSDPSSLAPPAAAPTSTPASPSVSAPPPKLEHPPGKLQVRLSPAARNILETHGLDPSNVTPSGPRGIFTKEDALKLLQEKQKGKPSELKPVVSPAPPQPSAVPSASQATAVTSAYPRPAVPPLSTPGQPAAPGTFTEIPASNIRRVIAKRLTESKTTIPHAYAAADCDIDAILKLRTELAKDDIKVSVNDFIIKATAVTLKQMPDVNVTWDGEGCRQLQSIDISIAVATDRGLITPIIKDVAAKGIQEIAASAKALAKKARDGKLLPEEYQGGSFSISNLGMFGINDFTAVINPPQACILAVGRARPELKVVEDEEGNEKLKQHQLMTVTLSSDGRVVDDELASKFLETLKANLENPIRLALC from the exons GTACGCCTGCAATTAAGGTTCTCATGCCTGCCCTTTCTCCTACAATGGAAGAAGGAAACATTGTGAAATGGTTAAAAAAGGAAG GTGAAATGGTGAATGCTGGAGATGCATTGTGTGAAATTGAAACAGACAAAGCGGTGGTTACCATGGAATCAAGTGATGATGGCGTATTGGCAAAAATACTG gtggaagaaggaagcaaaaatgtACGCTTGGGCTCGCTAATTGGTCTGCTGGTAGAAGAAGGACAGGACTGGAAGCAGGTCGAAATACCAGCTGATGTTAGTGATCCATCTTCTCTggctccaccagcagctgcacCTACTTCAACTCCTGCAAGTCCTTCAGTTTCAGCCCCTCCTCCTAAACTGGAACATCCACCTGGAAAATTGCA GGTTCGCTTAAGTCCTGCAGCTCGCAACATTCTGGAGACACATGGACTAGATCCAAGCAATGTTACACCTTCTGGGCCTCGAGGAATCTTCACTAAAGA GGATGCTCTCAAACTTCtgcaagagaagcagaagggcAAACCCAGTGAATTGAAACCTGTGGTTTCTCCAGCTCCTCCCCAGCCTAGTGCAGTGCCTTCTGCTTCGCAAGCAACAGCTGTGACTTCTGCTTACCCAAGGCCAGCAGTTCCACCGCTTTCCACACCAGGACAACCAGCTGCACCG GGCACATTCACAGAAATCCCAGCTAGCAACATCCGAAGAGTTATTGCTAAGAGATTAACAGAGTCTAAAACTACTATACCTCATGCATATGCTGCTGCTGACTGTGACATTGATGCTATTTTGAAATTAAGAACTGAACTGGCCAAAG ATGATATTAAAGTATCtgtaaatgattttattatCAAGGCGACAGCAGTTACTCTGAAG caaATGCCAGATGTGAACGTAACCTGGGATGGAgaaggctgcaggcagctgcagtcCATTGACATTTCTATTGCTGTGGCAACAGACCGAGGTCTCATTACACCGATCATAAAAGATGTTGCTGCCAAGGGAATACAGGAAATTGCTGCCTCTGCAAAG gCTCtagcaaagaaagcaagagatgGAAAGCTGTTACCTGAAGAGTACCAGGGAGGATCTTTTAG taTCTCCAATCTGGGCATGTTTGGCATCAACGATTTCACTGCAGTCATAAACCCTCCACAGGCCTGCATCCTAGCAGTGGGTCGAGCAAGACCAGAGCTCAAGGTTGTGGAAGATGAAGAAGGGAATGAGAAGCTTAAGCAGCATCAACTCATGACAGTGACTCTTTCGAGTGATGGTCGTGTGGTAGATGATGAACTGGCTTCAAAGTTTCTGGAGACCTTGAAAGCAAACCTTGAGAATCCGATACGACTTGCCTTGTGTTAA